Proteins encoded in a region of the Azospirillum thiophilum genome:
- the glmU gene encoding bifunctional UDP-N-acetylglucosamine diphosphorylase/glucosamine-1-phosphate N-acetyltransferase GlmU, giving the protein MAHRPLACVILAAGKGTRMKSDLPKVLHRVAGRPMVGHVLAAVKALDPDHVVVVVGPGMDSVAAAVAPYPTAVQLEQRGTADAVRAAFGLLEGFTGDVIVLYGDTPLVTPDTLRALVQARRQAADPAVVVLGMRPDDPGAYGRLILNARGGLEKIVEYLDASEQERAVGLCNAGLMAFDGARMVELIGSVGNVNAKSEYYLTDVVQIARRAGMACAVVEAAPAEVVGVNSRAELAEVERLLQRRLRKAAMDNGATLIDPDSIFLSADTRLGRDVVVGPGCFFGAGVTVGDRVEIKPYCHLEGVRIDSGAVIGPFARLRPGAEIGADAHIGNFVEVKNAVIEAGAKANHLSYIGDARVGARANIGAGTITCNYDGFTKSRTEIGAGAFIGSNSALVAPVVIGEGAIVGAGSVVTMAVEADALVVARGSQKAYAGWARRFRERKQNEKAKKA; this is encoded by the coding sequence ATGGCTCATCGTCCGCTCGCCTGCGTGATCCTCGCCGCCGGCAAGGGCACGCGCATGAAATCCGATCTGCCCAAGGTGCTGCACCGGGTGGCCGGCCGGCCGATGGTCGGGCATGTGCTGGCGGCGGTGAAGGCGCTCGACCCCGATCATGTGGTCGTGGTGGTCGGTCCCGGCATGGACAGCGTGGCGGCGGCCGTCGCCCCGTATCCCACCGCGGTCCAGCTCGAGCAGCGCGGCACCGCCGATGCCGTCCGCGCCGCCTTCGGCCTGCTGGAGGGCTTCACCGGCGACGTCATCGTGCTGTACGGCGACACGCCGCTGGTCACGCCCGACACGCTGCGCGCGCTGGTGCAGGCGCGGCGCCAGGCGGCCGATCCGGCGGTCGTCGTGCTCGGCATGCGCCCCGACGATCCCGGCGCCTATGGCCGGCTGATCCTGAACGCCCGCGGCGGGCTGGAGAAGATCGTCGAATATCTCGATGCCAGCGAGCAGGAGCGCGCGGTCGGCCTGTGCAACGCCGGCCTGATGGCGTTCGACGGCGCCCGCATGGTCGAACTGATCGGCAGCGTCGGCAATGTCAATGCCAAGTCCGAATATTACCTGACCGACGTGGTGCAGATCGCGCGCCGCGCCGGCATGGCCTGCGCCGTTGTCGAAGCCGCCCCGGCCGAGGTGGTGGGCGTCAATTCCCGTGCCGAGCTGGCGGAGGTGGAACGGCTGCTGCAGCGCCGGCTGCGCAAGGCCGCCATGGACAACGGCGCCACGCTGATCGACCCCGACAGCATTTTCCTCAGCGCCGACACCCGGCTGGGCCGCGACGTGGTGGTTGGTCCCGGCTGCTTCTTCGGTGCCGGCGTCACCGTCGGCGACCGGGTTGAGATCAAGCCCTACTGCCACCTGGAAGGCGTGCGGATCGACAGCGGCGCCGTCATCGGCCCCTTCGCCCGGCTGCGTCCGGGGGCGGAGATCGGCGCCGACGCCCATATCGGCAATTTCGTCGAGGTGAAGAACGCGGTGATCGAGGCCGGGGCCAAGGCCAACCACCTGAGCTACATCGGCGACGCCCGTGTCGGCGCCAGGGCGAACATCGGTGCCGGCACCATCACCTGCAACTATGACGGCTTCACCAAGAGCCGGACGGAGATCGGTGCCGGTGCCTTCATCGGGTCGAACAGCGCGCTGGTCGCGCCGGTCGTCATCGGCGAGGGTGCAATCGTCGGTGCCGGCAGCGTGGTGACCATGGCGGTGGAGGCGGACGCCCTCGTCGTCGCCCGCGGCAGCCAGAAGGCGTACGCCGGCTGGGCAAGGCGCTTCCGCGAACGGAAGCAAAACGAGAAGGCGAAAAAGGCTTAA
- a CDS encoding nicotinate phosphoribosyltransferase produces MPGFGRKTLGRKTGMEGETGMNDTDNRTAGNRTAGNPTSGTGPAAHHPSSAEIPDWTDTYFRRTKEAVGKFGDKTVTYAIFMRRPVVCAPRLAVDWLEAVARERNFPVQIELNYPEGKWVGAGEPIMYITGSFYHLVDCETIILQKLGPASVAAYNAFTMCADLPKVAFLAMDARHCAGTEMAEMMAYAASVGSARAGRKVGAKGFIGNATDATASYFGQEKGMGTMPHALIGYAGSTVRAAEMFHETFPDLALTVLVDYFGREITDGLEVCRRFPQLAAQGRLSLRLDTPGGRFVEGLDPPGSYAVLERHAPHAIRGYRDETQLRYLIGTGVSAAAIHYVRERLDEAGFPAVKIVASSGFGPAKCRLMAEANAPVDVIGTGSYLPERWTETYATADIIAYDGERRVKVGREFLFRR; encoded by the coding sequence ATGCCCGGATTCGGGCGCAAGACACTGGGGCGCAAGACGGGGATGGAAGGCGAGACCGGGATGAACGACACCGACAATCGCACAGCTGGCAACCGCACAGCTGGCAACCCGACGTCCGGAACCGGGCCGGCAGCCCACCACCCATCCTCCGCCGAGATCCCCGACTGGACGGACACATACTTCCGCCGCACCAAGGAGGCGGTCGGCAAGTTCGGCGACAAGACGGTGACCTACGCCATCTTCATGCGCCGGCCGGTGGTCTGCGCGCCGCGGCTGGCGGTGGACTGGCTGGAGGCGGTGGCGCGCGAGCGCAACTTCCCGGTCCAGATCGAGCTGAACTACCCCGAAGGCAAGTGGGTCGGCGCCGGTGAGCCGATCATGTACATCACCGGCTCCTTCTATCATCTGGTCGACTGCGAGACGATCATCCTGCAGAAGCTGGGGCCGGCCAGCGTCGCCGCCTACAACGCCTTCACCATGTGCGCCGATCTGCCGAAGGTCGCCTTCCTAGCCATGGACGCCCGCCATTGCGCCGGTACCGAGATGGCGGAGATGATGGCCTATGCCGCGTCGGTCGGGTCCGCCCGGGCCGGGCGCAAGGTCGGAGCCAAGGGCTTCATCGGCAATGCCACCGATGCCACCGCCTCCTATTTCGGGCAGGAGAAGGGCATGGGCACCATGCCGCACGCCCTGATCGGCTATGCCGGATCGACCGTGCGCGCGGCGGAGATGTTCCACGAGACCTTCCCCGACCTGGCCCTGACCGTGCTCGTCGATTATTTCGGCCGCGAGATCACCGACGGGCTGGAGGTCTGCCGCCGTTTCCCGCAGCTCGCCGCCCAGGGCAGGCTGTCGCTGCGGCTCGACACCCCCGGCGGACGCTTCGTCGAGGGGCTGGACCCGCCGGGATCCTACGCCGTGCTGGAGCGCCACGCCCCGCACGCGATCCGCGGCTATCGCGACGAGACGCAGCTGCGCTACCTGATCGGCACCGGCGTGTCGGCGGCGGCGATCCATTACGTGCGCGAAAGGCTGGACGAGGCCGGCTTCCCGGCGGTGAAGATCGTCGCCAGCAGCGGCTTCGGTCCGGCGAAGTGCCGCCTGATGGCGGAGGCCAACGCCCCGGTGGACGTCATCGGCACCGGCAGCTACCTGCCCGAACGCTGGACCGAGACCTATGCGACCGCCGACATCATCGCCTATGACGGCGAGCGCCGCGTGAAGGTGGGACGCGAGTTCCTGTTCCGGCGATAG